The Lewinellaceae bacterium genome has a segment encoding these proteins:
- a CDS encoding methyltransferase, which yields MISKKTNPFRFKQFTIRQDQTGMKVGTDGILLGAWANIESADAILDIGSGSGVIALMLAQRNPFAAIQAVEIDEHSFAEASENIRNSPWPGRVQIFHTSIQEFSKSTPDKFDAIVSNPPFFSGGTFSDSQERNNVRHTVKLPHGELLLSVRKLLSEEGRFSLILPYLEGLRFCELAESYNLYCVRSQEVLPKLEKPVERLLMEFRKKKPDSCYVEKKLVIQKGEANDWTDDYRNLTNAFYLNM from the coding sequence ATGATTTCTAAGAAAACAAATCCATTTCGATTCAAACAGTTTACCATCCGTCAGGATCAGACAGGGATGAAAGTTGGTACGGATGGAATCTTACTGGGAGCCTGGGCAAATATAGAATCTGCTGATGCCATACTTGACATAGGTAGCGGATCAGGCGTGATTGCCCTTATGCTTGCTCAGCGCAACCCTTTCGCTGCCATTCAGGCCGTGGAAATCGATGAACATTCCTTTGCCGAAGCATCCGAAAATATCCGAAACAGTCCATGGCCGGGTCGTGTTCAAATTTTTCACACCTCCATACAGGAATTTTCGAAAAGTACCCCGGACAAATTCGATGCCATAGTGAGTAATCCACCTTTCTTCAGCGGGGGAACCTTCTCTGATTCCCAGGAACGGAATAATGTGCGTCACACAGTGAAACTGCCCCACGGTGAGCTCCTGCTGTCTGTGAGAAAACTACTTTCTGAAGAAGGCCGTTTTTCTCTTATTTTGCCTTACCTGGAAGGATTGCGATTTTGCGAACTGGCAGAGTCCTATAATCTCTATTGTGTCAGATCACAGGAAGTTTTACCAAAGTTGGAAAAACCAGTCGAACGTCTGTTGATGGAATTTCGCAAAAAGAAACCCGATAGCTGTTACGTCGAAAAAAAACTAGTCATACAAAAGGGAGAAGCCAATGACTGGACCGATGATTATAGAAATTTAACCAACGCTTTTTACCTGAATATGTGA
- a CDS encoding TonB-dependent receptor, producing the protein MRQSFLILLGLIFLGTVSFAQKSTISGIISDAGNKEPLVGATVYVNQSGAISDFDGRYELSLNNGKYTLVVSYVGYEPLEQEIDVTGDRELNFELESSIVLKEIVVTADIALQRETPVAFSNIPTRKLDEELAAQDIPMILNSTPGAYATQSGGGDGDARITLRGFNQRNIAVMLDGIPVNDMENGWVYWSNWFGLDLVTQTMQVQRGLGASKLSVPSVGGTVNILTKGIDAKKSLKFKQEVGDHGFLRSTIGMTSGRLKNGWGISAAGSYKQGDGWVQGNFTKGYFYYLRIDKQLGNHLLSFSGFGAPQEHGQRPFTAEIALVDADYARELGVPESAIDQMPVKDKGLHYSEHWGLIDGKIVNTRKNFYHKPQFSLRHSWQASEKLYWSNVVYLSIGTGGGASPAASADGGQTIPRTEDGAQFDLEQAILNNQSTNFAKPDDRSEHILRASNNDHFWYGILSTLRYDLGQSFTLSGGIDARYYRGDHYRSVYDLLGGSYFRGTGNYRIDQLNTKLVEGDKISYDYSGFVRWGGLFGLLEYKKDRISAFVNVSTALSAYSMEDYMKPMEVNLADTTFYVSYNHDVEYGGTTYSMDSPEAHNQKIDWIQIPSFTFKAGASYNFNVNNSIFVNTGYLSKAQRFNNVINSNIAGTEILQFREYDNEKILAFELGYSFTSSKFSANLNSYYTSWNNKPLDSPPTISEDPSDPDADRFPVNIPGIDALHRGIELDFAYKPLKKLVIEGLASVGDWIWNSGETATVTLPNDLIYEYTFDAVGVHVGDAAQFQLGGMVRYEPVKNLYFKLKATYFAKNFAEFQPENLKGEDARRDSWQIPNYTLFDFHAGYSFKIKGVYCDLRANILNLLNATYISDARNNDAFNSPAFSDFDAKSASVHFGQGRRGSLSLQINL; encoded by the coding sequence ATGAGACAATCATTTTTGATTTTGCTTGGCCTTATTTTTCTGGGCACGGTTTCTTTTGCCCAAAAATCAACCATCAGCGGGATCATTTCCGATGCCGGAAATAAGGAACCACTGGTTGGGGCCACCGTTTATGTTAACCAGAGCGGTGCCATTTCCGATTTTGATGGCCGCTATGAATTAAGTCTGAACAATGGAAAGTACACTTTGGTGGTATCCTATGTAGGGTATGAACCACTGGAACAGGAAATTGATGTGACCGGAGACAGGGAATTAAACTTTGAACTGGAAAGCAGTATTGTTTTAAAAGAAATCGTAGTAACCGCGGACATTGCACTGCAAAGGGAAACTCCGGTGGCTTTTTCCAACATTCCTACCCGGAAACTGGATGAAGAATTGGCAGCCCAGGATATCCCTATGATCCTTAATTCAACGCCCGGGGCCTATGCCACCCAAAGCGGTGGAGGGGACGGTGACGCCCGGATTACCCTCCGCGGATTTAACCAGAGAAATATTGCCGTAATGCTTGATGGTATCCCGGTAAATGATATGGAAAACGGGTGGGTTTACTGGTCAAACTGGTTTGGCCTTGACCTGGTCACTCAAACCATGCAGGTACAGAGAGGACTCGGAGCCTCCAAACTTTCCGTTCCTTCGGTAGGCGGAACGGTAAATATTTTAACTAAAGGCATTGATGCCAAAAAGAGCCTCAAATTCAAACAGGAAGTCGGAGACCATGGATTCCTGAGATCCACGATAGGCATGACCAGCGGCCGGCTCAAAAACGGATGGGGCATTTCCGCCGCTGGCTCCTACAAACAAGGCGACGGATGGGTTCAGGGGAACTTTACCAAAGGCTATTTTTATTATTTGCGGATTGACAAACAACTGGGCAATCACCTTTTGAGCTTTTCCGGATTTGGGGCTCCCCAGGAGCACGGCCAAAGACCATTTACTGCGGAGATCGCCTTGGTGGATGCCGATTATGCCCGTGAACTCGGCGTTCCTGAATCTGCAATAGACCAAATGCCCGTTAAAGACAAAGGGCTTCATTACAGTGAACACTGGGGCCTAATTGACGGAAAAATAGTCAATACCCGAAAAAATTTCTATCACAAACCACAGTTCAGTTTGCGACACAGCTGGCAGGCTTCTGAAAAACTCTACTGGTCTAACGTCGTTTACCTATCCATTGGAACGGGCGGCGGCGCATCTCCCGCAGCAAGTGCTGACGGTGGTCAAACTATTCCAAGAACGGAAGACGGTGCCCAGTTTGACCTGGAACAGGCCATCCTAAATAACCAATCCACCAATTTTGCGAAACCGGACGACCGCTCCGAACATATTTTGCGTGCCAGCAATAATGATCATTTCTGGTATGGAATACTGTCTACCTTACGGTATGATCTTGGGCAAAGTTTTACTTTGTCGGGAGGAATTGACGCCAGGTACTATCGAGGGGATCATTATCGCTCGGTTTACGACCTTTTGGGAGGATCCTATTTCAGGGGAACGGGCAATTACAGGATTGACCAGCTCAATACCAAATTGGTTGAAGGAGATAAAATCAGTTATGACTATAGTGGTTTCGTAAGATGGGGAGGTCTTTTCGGTTTGCTGGAATACAAAAAAGACCGGATTTCAGCCTTTGTAAATGTCTCAACGGCCCTTTCGGCTTATAGCATGGAAGACTACATGAAGCCCATGGAAGTTAACCTGGCAGATACCACTTTTTACGTTTCTTATAATCACGACGTTGAATACGGAGGTACCACCTATTCCATGGATTCACCCGAGGCTCATAACCAAAAAATTGATTGGATCCAGATCCCGTCATTTACCTTTAAAGCCGGAGCAAGTTATAATTTCAATGTGAACAACAGCATATTTGTCAATACAGGTTACCTTTCTAAGGCTCAACGATTCAATAATGTGATCAACAGCAATATTGCCGGAACGGAAATATTACAGTTCCGGGAATATGACAATGAAAAAATTCTGGCTTTTGAGCTGGGCTACAGCTTTACAAGTTCCAAATTCTCCGCCAACCTGAATTCCTATTATACTTCCTGGAACAACAAACCTTTGGATTCTCCGCCAACGATCTCCGAAGATCCAAGTGATCCTGATGCCGATAGATTTCCTGTAAATATCCCGGGAATTGACGCCTTGCATAGGGGAATAGAACTGGATTTTGCCTATAAACCTTTAAAAAAACTGGTGATCGAAGGATTGGCTTCTGTCGGAGACTGGATATGGAATTCAGGCGAAACGGCTACAGTTACTTTACCCAATGACCTCATTTATGAATACACCTTTGATGCCGTCGGGGTGCATGTTGGGGACGCTGCTCAATTCCAGTTGGGTGGAATGGTGCGATATGAACCAGTCAAAAATCTCTACTTCAAGCTGAAGGCCACTTATTTTGCTAAAAACTTTGCCGAGTTTCAGCCGGAAAACCTGAAAGGTGAGGATGCAAGGCGTGATTCCTGGCAAATTCCGAATTATACGCTTTTTGATTTTCATGCTGGATACTCCTTCAAAATTAAGGGGGTTTATTGTGACTTAAGGGCCAATATCCTCAACTTGCTCAATGCTACCTACATCAGTGATGCAAGAAACAATGATGCTTTCAATTCCCCTGCCTTTTCAGATTTTGATGCCAAATCAGCTTCAGTGCATTTTGGGCAGGGCAGGAGAGGTTCCTTGTCTTTGCAAATCAATTTATAA
- the msrA gene encoding peptide-methionine (S)-S-oxide reductase MsrA has protein sequence MKKILLLSLLCSFLGTACSQQQKTLTNTNKENPSIENYIQGKNYENYEVATFAGGCFWCIEAAFSRINGVEDAISGYSGGEVEHPTYSQVGEGNTGHAESVMVYYDPEKIDFKTLLQVFFVAHDPRFPNREGNDVGTEYRSIVFYHNDAQKETAEAYIKELLDNGVFDKIATEVIPYTEFWVAEDYHQDYYEHHPENPYVRSVSRPKVEAVKKQFADILKPEFSN, from the coding sequence ATGAAAAAAATTCTATTGCTCAGCCTGTTATGCTCATTTTTAGGAACAGCATGCAGCCAGCAACAAAAAACTCTCACGAATACTAATAAAGAAAATCCCTCCATTGAAAACTATATCCAGGGAAAAAATTATGAAAACTACGAAGTGGCCACCTTTGCGGGAGGTTGTTTTTGGTGTATTGAAGCTGCTTTTTCACGCATCAACGGTGTGGAGGATGCCATCAGTGGATACTCAGGGGGTGAAGTGGAACATCCAACCTATTCCCAGGTAGGGGAGGGCAACACCGGCCATGCAGAATCTGTCATGGTTTATTATGATCCGGAAAAAATTGACTTTAAAACCTTACTCCAGGTCTTTTTTGTGGCCCATGATCCCCGTTTTCCTAACCGGGAAGGCAACGATGTCGGGACTGAATACCGCTCTATCGTATTCTACCATAACGATGCCCAAAAAGAAACTGCCGAGGCTTATATCAAAGAGTTGCTGGACAATGGAGTATTTGATAAAATTGCTACAGAGGTGATACCATATACTGAATTCTGGGTCGCAGAAGATTATCACCAGGATTATTACGAACACCATCCTGAAAATCCTTACGTCAGAAGCGTTAGCCGCCCCAAGGTGGAGGCTGTTAAGAAGCAATTTGCGGATATCCTGAAGCCGGAATTTTCCAATTAA
- a CDS encoding T9SS type A sorting domain-containing protein, translating to MNKLFFLAIAIVFSMTTLNAQIPIADARALGDGTTVTIEGVVTNGPSLGVIRYIQDETGAVPAYPGTGSAANFANNVQQGDIVTLTGVLKTYNGLLEIDPINSYTVVSSGNALPDPLEVTPNGVNEENESKLLKVNGVTFADGGGVFSVGNYTFSAGGQSSEIYVRSTHPLIGTPIPNATVNLTGIGSEFNGLYQLLLRGTDDIEVADDFYITSPLVQSAITSDGFTLSWQTNNTGTSGVRYGTTLAMENQVDNGGSTTNHTVALSGLDAAEFYYVQAFSNNGNTTIYSTEKLVSTASNSSGTMLVYFNHGVNGTFSDGNHPYGTTPAEMDAAIINRINHATTSIDVAMYNNGRPTIVAALTEAYNNGIQVRYVTDTDTGNLGLQDPTPPFPIIKGNTEGLMHNKFFVFDADSEDQSWVIMGSTNLTPNNLADDFNNMVFIQDQTIAKCYTLEFEEMWGSSGATPGIFNVKFGPDKTDNTPHLFNVNGVTIESYFSPSDNTTVGIVDAVNTANDDLQFAILTFTNNELGSAVLNAHNSGVNVRGIIDNINDQGGEYPYLLANGVNVSPDNTGFQTHHKYCVIDATNPASDPILVTGSHNWSASAENSNDENTLIFHDAALANIFLQEFEARWCEATAGGNCTTSTRELNELEGFSATLYPNPVKDIANIEMEMDYTSDITISLWNLNGNLLQSQLLRKVTGSIQTPMVVSGLPAGKYLVTFKSRNGIAVKNLEIVK from the coding sequence ATGAATAAATTATTTTTTCTGGCCATTGCCATTGTATTTTCTATGACAACCCTGAATGCCCAGATTCCCATTGCGGACGCCCGTGCTTTGGGAGATGGTACGACGGTTACTATCGAAGGCGTAGTCACTAACGGACCCAGCCTGGGCGTTATCCGTTATATTCAGGATGAAACAGGCGCTGTCCCTGCCTACCCGGGAACCGGATCTGCTGCCAATTTTGCAAATAATGTACAACAGGGAGACATAGTAACCCTAACCGGCGTATTAAAAACATATAACGGTTTGTTGGAAATCGACCCGATCAATTCATATACGGTCGTTTCAAGTGGCAATGCCCTTCCCGATCCGCTAGAGGTTACCCCTAACGGCGTCAACGAGGAGAATGAATCTAAATTGTTAAAAGTAAATGGAGTGACTTTTGCCGACGGTGGCGGTGTTTTTTCCGTAGGCAATTACACTTTTAGTGCCGGTGGGCAATCATCTGAAATATATGTACGCTCGACTCACCCGTTAATAGGTACTCCCATTCCTAATGCCACGGTAAATTTAACCGGAATAGGCTCAGAATTCAATGGGCTTTACCAATTGTTGCTCAGAGGAACTGATGATATTGAGGTAGCTGATGATTTTTACATCACTTCCCCCCTTGTTCAGTCGGCGATTACCAGTGACGGATTCACCCTGAGTTGGCAAACCAATAATACTGGAACCTCAGGGGTGCGTTATGGAACGACTCTTGCCATGGAAAATCAGGTAGATAATGGTGGCTCAACCACGAACCATACCGTTGCCCTCTCCGGACTGGATGCCGCTGAATTTTATTATGTGCAGGCTTTTTCCAATAATGGTAACACCACCATTTATTCCACCGAAAAGCTCGTGAGTACAGCCTCCAACTCATCAGGCACTATGCTTGTGTATTTCAATCATGGAGTCAATGGTACTTTTTCTGACGGGAATCATCCTTATGGAACAACCCCCGCTGAAATGGATGCCGCCATCATCAACAGGATCAACCACGCCACTACTTCTATCGACGTGGCTATGTACAATAACGGACGCCCGACAATAGTGGCAGCTCTGACAGAAGCCTATAACAATGGCATACAGGTTCGTTACGTAACCGATACAGATACAGGCAATTTAGGGCTCCAGGATCCAACTCCTCCTTTTCCCATCATCAAGGGGAATACCGAAGGGCTAATGCACAATAAATTTTTTGTATTCGATGCAGATTCTGAAGATCAATCATGGGTTATCATGGGTTCTACCAACCTGACGCCCAATAACCTGGCCGATGATTTTAACAATATGGTGTTCATCCAGGATCAAACCATTGCCAAATGTTATACCCTTGAATTCGAAGAAATGTGGGGTTCTTCCGGGGCAACACCTGGAATATTCAACGTTAAATTCGGTCCGGACAAAACGGATAATACGCCGCATTTATTCAACGTTAACGGCGTAACAATTGAATCTTATTTTTCTCCATCCGATAATACCACGGTTGGTATTGTGGATGCCGTCAATACCGCAAATGATGACCTCCAGTTCGCTATCTTGACTTTTACCAACAATGAACTGGGTTCTGCCGTCTTGAATGCTCACAACAGCGGGGTAAACGTTCGGGGCATCATCGACAATATCAATGACCAGGGAGGAGAATACCCTTACCTGCTTGCCAATGGCGTAAATGTTTCCCCGGATAACACCGGGTTTCAAACGCACCATAAATACTGCGTTATCGATGCTACTAATCCTGCTTCCGACCCTATATTGGTGACCGGATCTCATAACTGGTCAGCCAGTGCGGAAAACAGCAACGATGAAAATACGCTGATCTTTCACGATGCTGCTTTAGCCAACATTTTTCTCCAGGAATTTGAAGCCCGCTGGTGTGAGGCTACCGCCGGAGGAAATTGTACCACGAGCACAAGAGAACTCAATGAGCTGGAAGGATTTTCTGCTACCCTTTATCCCAACCCGGTGAAAGATATTGCCAATATAGAGATGGAGATGGATTATACATCCGATATTACCATCAGCTTGTGGAATCTAAATGGGAATTTGCTTCAGTCACAATTATTACGCAAGGTGACGGGCTCCATTCAGACACCAATGGTGGTAAGTGGGTTGCCCGCCGGAAAATATTTGGTTACTTTTAAATCAAGGAATGGCATTGCGGTAAAAAACCTGGAAATAGTCAAATAA
- a CDS encoding DinB family protein codes for MKKWMPVLVLGLITFTARGQNGFIEDFKEKWKNSAAYTIELAAAMPEEHYDFKPTEEEMSFKSQLLHMISNMNWLSTSYLGGTPVDFDLKREDYSKAEILEMLNSGYELSGKAVDMVTPGQLEETVEFFAGPKSKRQIITLMNDHSTHHRGQLIVYLRLNGIKPPRYRGW; via the coding sequence ATGAAAAAATGGATGCCAGTGTTGGTGCTCGGACTGATAACATTTACTGCCCGGGGGCAAAATGGTTTTATAGAAGATTTTAAAGAAAAATGGAAAAATTCGGCAGCATATACCATTGAGTTGGCTGCTGCTATGCCCGAAGAACATTACGACTTCAAACCAACAGAGGAAGAAATGAGTTTCAAAAGTCAATTGTTACACATGATTAGCAATATGAACTGGCTAAGTACCAGTTACCTGGGAGGCACCCCTGTTGATTTCGACCTTAAAAGGGAAGATTATTCCAAGGCCGAAATATTGGAAATGCTCAATTCTGGTTATGAATTGTCTGGTAAAGCTGTGGATATGGTGACTCCCGGGCAACTGGAAGAAACCGTTGAATTTTTTGCAGGCCCAAAATCGAAACGCCAGATCATTACCCTGATGAATGATCATTCCACGCATCATCGCGGGCAACTGATAGTTTATTTGCGGTTAAACGGGATAAAGCCACCAAGGTATAGAGGATGGTGA